A region of Esox lucius isolate fEsoLuc1 chromosome 3, fEsoLuc1.pri, whole genome shotgun sequence DNA encodes the following proteins:
- the adcyap1b gene encoding adenylate cyclase activating polypeptide 1b: MARCNPSTLALLVYGILMHYSVHCSPIGLSYPKIRLQNDAYDEEGNTLPDLSFDHDQMSIRSPPSLADNVYTLYYPPEKRTERHAEEEVDRALREILGQLTARQYLTSLMTIRVGEDSSMEDETQPLSKRHSDGIFTDSYSRYRKQMAVKKYLAAVLGRRYRQRVRNKGRRLTYL; this comes from the exons ATGGCCCGGTGTAATCCGTCCACTTTAGCGCTGTTGGTCTACGGGATCTTGATGCACTATAGTGTTCACTGTTCTCCCATTGGACTCAGTTACCCCAAGATTCG ACTTCAAAACGACGCATATGACGAGGAGGGAAATACATTGCCCGACTTGTCATTCGACCATGACCAGATGTCGATCCGAAGTCCGCCTTCTTTAGCAGACAATGTTTACACACTATACTATCCACCAGAGAAAAG AACAGAGAGGCATGCGGAGGAGGAAGTGGATAGAGCATTGAGAGAGATCCTGGGCCAGCTGACAGCAAGGCAATATCTGACTTCTCTGATGACAATACGAGTAGG TGAGGACAGCAGCATGGAGGATGAAACACAGCCATTATCGAAGCGTCACTCAGATGGCATCTTCACAGATAGCTACAGTCGTTACAGAAAGCAGATGGCTGTAAAGAAATACCTGGCGGCCGTCCTCGGACGGAGGTACAGACAGAGAGTCAGGAACAAAGGACGGAGGTTGACCTATTTGTAG